From one Streptomyces sp. ICC1 genomic stretch:
- a CDS encoding aminoglycoside phosphotransferase family protein: protein MYAATTSVSAPLRPHRTLPAGGGPYLEPGRTTAQAQGAVRTRRMPGTGSQPLSGRIDLSGPQGAQLRTALASVQRICPEFAPVQVLRRSGRSVLLVGTTGRMTAVAKVLLDHSPEWRERYRHEIATYRTFVRHRPQVRVPRLIAADPENCVLIVERMAGRVAALQRHPVEAPPRADLRAALGAVRQVNGWRPAEELFGRPLNYGRRIARDYELGLLTDRDLGDLQKLLHGVKLSGTPWQFNHGDALLSNLLLSPAGPVLLDWEHAGWYLPGYDMATLWTVLGDAPAARAQISRMAQAAGPAARDAFLVNLMLVLTREIRMSETAVQRSMLAAAPAQPLPAGALSSGEEQRLLLRRLHDDAGMARRAVRAAVGTR from the coding sequence ATGTACGCAGCAACGACCTCCGTGTCCGCCCCTCTCCGGCCGCACCGCACGCTCCCCGCGGGCGGCGGCCCCTACCTCGAACCCGGCCGCACCACCGCACAGGCGCAGGGCGCCGTACGGACGCGGCGGATGCCGGGGACCGGATCGCAGCCGCTCAGCGGGAGAATCGACCTCTCGGGCCCGCAGGGAGCCCAGTTGCGCACGGCGCTCGCCTCGGTCCAGCGGATCTGTCCGGAGTTCGCTCCGGTCCAGGTGCTGCGGCGCAGCGGCCGCTCGGTCCTGCTGGTGGGGACCACCGGAAGGATGACGGCCGTCGCGAAGGTCTTACTGGATCACTCGCCAGAGTGGCGCGAGCGGTACCGGCACGAAATAGCGACGTACCGGACCTTCGTCCGCCACCGCCCGCAGGTCCGGGTGCCGCGGCTGATCGCCGCCGATCCGGAGAACTGCGTACTGATCGTCGAGCGGATGGCGGGCCGGGTCGCGGCGCTGCAGCGGCATCCGGTGGAGGCCCCGCCCAGGGCCGACCTGCGGGCGGCACTGGGAGCGGTGCGCCAGGTGAACGGCTGGCGGCCCGCCGAGGAGCTGTTCGGGCGGCCGCTGAACTACGGCCGGCGCATCGCCAGGGACTACGAGCTGGGCCTGCTGACCGACCGGGACCTCGGTGACCTGCAGAAGCTGCTGCACGGGGTGAAACTGTCCGGCACCCCCTGGCAGTTCAACCACGGCGACGCGCTCCTGTCGAACCTGCTGCTGTCCCCGGCGGGTCCCGTGCTCCTCGACTGGGAGCACGCGGGCTGGTACCTCCCGGGCTACGACATGGCCACCCTGTGGACGGTACTGGGCGACGCCCCGGCCGCACGGGCCCAGATCAGCCGCATGGCCCAGGCGGCGGGACCGGCGGCGCGGGACGCGTTCCTGGTCAACCTGATGCTCGTGCTGACCCGGGAGATCCGGATGTCGGAGACGGCGGTGCAGCGCTCGATGCTGGCGGCCGCCCCGGCCCAGCCCCTGCCGGCGGGCGCCCTGTCCTCCGGCGAGGAGCAGCGGCTGCTGCTGCGCCGCCTGCACGACGACGCGGGCATGGCCCGCAGGGCGGTCCGCGCGGCGGTGGGCACGCGCTGA
- a CDS encoding SpoIIE family protein phosphatase, with product MPSHLFADRPAQPPEPGSVDALISQTRRLRGEVDAVRRDTVVDDDDAQGRWQRALCDLAVHHLDDLRAHLGQLKEGLPPAAEFAAVPQAAPETGPEAQQTRVGSAEWNLLTDEVSWSDELFQIFGRSPEAGALPLDELGSTLFSDDQPLLTAMVTACLVDGKPIDGEFRIVRTDGRVRTLHMRGEPVLDSDGCTASMWAVLRDVSELRRSQRAVRESRDSLQRRQEIAQTERRLAVELQEAVLPPWRGSLRFPHDSTRALDVAAHYLPSATSALIGGDWYDALELPDGHSMLTVGDLTGHGVTATSGMAMMLGALRGMAMAGIEPGPLMGWLNQLLETSVQPALGSAVCCRYDPARRVLSWAQAGHPAPLLFRRGQGRSLLPPEGVLLGATSGASYGQAEERLEPGDVLVLHTDGLTPRSIEFSKADGTERLLALAPHFSAARSAQECVRMVIGEFGEGEREDDACVLVARIGP from the coding sequence ATGCCGTCCCACCTGTTCGCGGACCGTCCCGCGCAGCCCCCCGAGCCAGGGTCGGTGGACGCGCTGATCTCCCAGACCCGAAGGCTCCGCGGGGAAGTCGACGCCGTCCGCCGCGACACCGTCGTCGACGACGACGACGCACAGGGCCGCTGGCAGCGCGCACTGTGCGATCTCGCGGTGCACCACCTCGACGACCTCCGCGCCCACCTCGGCCAGCTCAAGGAGGGCCTGCCGCCCGCGGCCGAGTTCGCCGCGGTCCCGCAGGCCGCCCCCGAGACCGGGCCGGAGGCCCAGCAGACCCGGGTCGGCAGCGCCGAGTGGAACCTGCTGACCGACGAGGTCAGCTGGTCCGACGAGCTCTTCCAGATCTTCGGCCGCTCCCCGGAAGCCGGCGCACTGCCGCTCGACGAGCTGGGCTCCACCCTGTTCTCCGATGACCAGCCGCTGCTCACCGCGATGGTGACGGCCTGTCTGGTGGACGGCAAGCCGATAGACGGCGAGTTCCGCATCGTCCGGACCGACGGCCGCGTCCGGACGCTGCACATGAGGGGCGAGCCGGTACTCGACTCCGACGGCTGCACGGCCTCCATGTGGGCCGTGCTGCGCGATGTGAGTGAACTGCGCCGGAGCCAGCGGGCGGTGCGCGAGTCACGTGACTCGCTGCAGCGCCGGCAGGAGATCGCGCAGACCGAGCGCCGGCTGGCGGTCGAGCTGCAGGAAGCCGTGCTCCCCCCGTGGCGCGGCTCCCTGCGGTTCCCGCACGACAGCACCCGGGCACTGGACGTGGCCGCGCACTACCTGCCCTCCGCGACCAGCGCGCTGATCGGCGGCGACTGGTACGACGCGCTCGAACTGCCCGACGGTCACTCCATGCTGACGGTCGGAGATCTGACCGGCCACGGGGTGACCGCCACGTCCGGCATGGCGATGATGCTCGGCGCCCTGCGCGGGATGGCCATGGCGGGCATCGAGCCGGGCCCCCTGATGGGCTGGCTCAACCAGCTCCTGGAGACCTCCGTACAGCCCGCGCTGGGGTCGGCGGTGTGCTGCCGCTACGACCCGGCGCGCCGGGTGCTGTCCTGGGCGCAGGCCGGTCACCCCGCCCCGCTGCTGTTCCGGCGCGGCCAGGGGCGCTCGCTGCTGCCGCCCGAGGGCGTGCTGCTGGGAGCGACCTCCGGAGCCTCGTACGGGCAGGCGGAGGAGCGGCTCGAGCCCGGCGACGTGCTCGTCCTGCACACCGACGGACTGACCCCGCGCAGCATCGAGTTCAGCAAGGCCGACGGGACCGAGCGGCTGCTGGCGCTGGCCCCGCACTTCTCGGCCGCGCGGTCGGCGCAGGAGTGCGTGCGCATGGTGATCGGGGAGTTCGGCGAGGGCGAGCGCGAGGACGACGCCTGCGTGCTGGTGGCCCGGATCGGCCCGTAG
- a CDS encoding SCO4226 family nickel-binding protein → MAKFMDVHYGMDGITEEQLLAAHKADLDIESQESVHFERAWADPASGTVYCLSEAPSAEAVQRIHERTGHPASEIHPVPISV, encoded by the coding sequence GTGGCGAAGTTCATGGACGTCCACTACGGCATGGACGGCATCACCGAGGAGCAGTTGCTGGCCGCCCACAAGGCCGACCTGGACATCGAATCGCAGGAGAGCGTGCACTTCGAGCGGGCCTGGGCGGACCCGGCTTCCGGCACGGTCTACTGCCTCTCCGAGGCCCCCTCGGCGGAGGCGGTCCAGCGGATCCACGAGCGCACCGGACACCCGGCCAGCGAGATCCACCCGGTGCCGATCTCCGTGTAA
- a CDS encoding molybdopterin cofactor-binding domain-containing protein — translation MTGQSHVPTEGHSRADGPEGHSRRSFLTYLVAAPTLALVTRAGADVLAPQPAHAVIPTLPAIADLLDLGDLFILAGAPTSALLALAVDADGTIRFRLPREEVGQGLTTAVAMLVAEELDAPLAGVRIELDDARPELLFNQLTGSSNSIRSLYGPVRQCAATARARLVAAAARRWSLPVSSLTTANGAVRAPDGRTAGYGSLAVAAADPALIVLGAAPKPPAKHALVGKPTSRIDARAMVTGALRYTLDLDVPGAKPCVVRRPPTLGGSVRGVANLTAVKAMPGVLHVVTVATGVAVVAETFGQALDAKAALQVTWGPGPADQLSDAQVRTKLRAATPPLLVPPLLTPYVDAEFDFAFVSHAPMETNSAVADVRDDRAEIWSGLKSPIVARETIAADLGLPLDKVTVHVVQAGGSFGRRLFFDAALEAARISKACRRPVRLMWTRVDDTRHGRMRPATHHRIRATHLLGEVLSFEHRVAAAETDFRHGLGEIITATAASLPLGIGNATLAQTLFLTTIKSPYHFGLTTQALTEVPTGVPTGSWRSVYSANTRGAEEIVVDELARATGRDPYQFRRTFLKTAAQRAVLDKAASEGGWGRAMPAGCAQGIAFHEEYKSRTACLVEIDTRDPEHIRVTKAVIAVDVGLPVNPRGLEAQMIGGLTDAISTTLRAGLHLDKGLPLEGSYSQFHWAQQRDTPQDVRVFVLPATGTEPGGAGELGLPAAVGAIANAYARATGTKPRSFPLDFDVDFTPYPR, via the coding sequence ATGACCGGGCAGAGCCACGTGCCGACCGAGGGCCACAGCCGCGCCGACGGGCCGGAAGGCCACAGTCGGCGGTCCTTCCTCACGTACCTCGTCGCGGCGCCGACGCTCGCCCTCGTCACCCGCGCCGGGGCCGACGTGCTGGCCCCGCAGCCCGCCCACGCCGTGATCCCGACGCTGCCCGCCATCGCCGACCTGCTGGACCTCGGCGACCTGTTCATCCTGGCGGGCGCCCCCACCTCCGCGCTGCTCGCGCTCGCCGTCGACGCCGACGGGACCATCCGCTTCCGGCTGCCGCGCGAGGAGGTCGGCCAGGGCCTGACCACCGCGGTGGCGATGCTCGTCGCCGAGGAACTCGACGCGCCCCTGGCCGGCGTACGGATCGAACTCGACGACGCCCGTCCCGAGCTGCTCTTCAACCAGCTCACCGGCTCCTCCAACTCCATCCGCTCCCTCTACGGACCGGTCCGCCAGTGCGCCGCCACCGCCCGGGCCCGCCTCGTCGCGGCCGCCGCCCGGCGCTGGAGCCTGCCGGTGTCCTCCCTCACCACCGCGAACGGCGCCGTCCGCGCCCCCGACGGCCGCACCGCCGGCTACGGCTCGCTCGCCGTGGCCGCCGCGGACCCCGCCCTGATCGTCCTCGGCGCCGCCCCCAAGCCGCCGGCGAAGCACGCGCTCGTGGGCAAGCCCACCAGCCGGATCGACGCCCGCGCCATGGTCACCGGCGCCCTGCGCTACACCCTCGACCTCGACGTGCCCGGCGCCAAGCCCTGTGTGGTGCGCCGTCCGCCGACCCTCGGCGGCAGCGTCCGCGGCGTCGCCAACCTCACCGCGGTCAAGGCCATGCCGGGCGTGCTGCACGTGGTCACCGTCGCCACCGGCGTGGCGGTCGTCGCCGAGACCTTCGGCCAGGCCCTCGACGCCAAGGCCGCCCTCCAGGTCACCTGGGGCCCGGGGCCCGCGGACCAGCTCTCCGACGCGCAGGTCCGTACGAAGCTGCGCGCCGCCACGCCGCCGCTGCTGGTGCCGCCGCTGCTGACCCCGTACGTGGACGCCGAGTTCGACTTCGCCTTCGTCAGCCACGCCCCGATGGAGACCAACTCCGCCGTCGCGGACGTGCGCGACGACCGCGCGGAGATCTGGTCCGGGCTCAAGTCCCCGATCGTGGCCCGCGAGACGATCGCCGCCGATCTCGGGCTGCCGCTCGACAAGGTCACCGTCCACGTGGTCCAGGCCGGCGGCTCCTTCGGCCGCAGGCTGTTCTTCGACGCCGCCCTGGAGGCGGCCCGGATCTCCAAGGCCTGCCGCCGCCCGGTCCGCCTGATGTGGACCCGCGTCGACGACACCCGGCACGGCCGGATGCGCCCCGCCACCCACCACAGGATCCGCGCCACCCACCTGCTCGGCGAGGTGCTCAGCTTCGAACACCGGGTCGCCGCCGCCGAGACCGACTTCCGGCACGGCCTCGGCGAGATCATCACCGCCACCGCCGCGAGCCTCCCGCTCGGCATCGGCAACGCCACCCTCGCCCAGACGCTGTTCCTCACCACGATCAAGTCCCCGTACCACTTCGGGCTCACCACCCAGGCGCTCACCGAGGTCCCGACCGGGGTGCCCACCGGTTCCTGGCGCTCGGTGTACTCGGCGAACACCCGGGGCGCCGAGGAGATCGTGGTCGACGAGCTGGCCCGCGCGACCGGCCGGGACCCGTACCAGTTCCGCCGGACCTTCCTGAAGACGGCCGCCCAGCGCGCCGTGCTCGACAAGGCCGCCTCCGAAGGGGGCTGGGGCCGCGCGATGCCGGCCGGGTGCGCCCAGGGCATCGCCTTCCACGAGGAGTACAAGTCCCGTACCGCCTGCCTGGTGGAGATCGACACCCGGGATCCGGAGCACATCCGCGTCACCAAGGCGGTCATCGCCGTCGACGTGGGCCTGCCCGTCAATCCGCGCGGTCTGGAGGCCCAGATGATCGGCGGCCTGACGGACGCCATCTCGACCACGCTGAGGGCCGGCCTGCACCTCGACAAGGGCCTCCCGCTGGAGGGCAGTTACAGCCAGTTCCACTGGGCGCAGCAGCGCGACACCCCGCAGGACGTACGGGTCTTCGTGCTGCCGGCGACCGGCACCGAGCCGGGCGGCGCCGGCGAGCTGGGCCTGCCCGCCGCCGTCGGCGCGATCGCCAACGCCTACGCCCGGGCCACCGGGACCAAGCCGCGCAGCTTCCCCCTCGACTTCGACGTCGACTTCACCCCCTACCCCCGCTAG
- a CDS encoding (2Fe-2S)-binding protein, with protein sequence MPSHTFTVNGQSVTVDAPDDLPLLWVLRDMLGVRGPKYGCGVDVCKACTSHLDGADVRPCVVPVSACAGKSVTTIEGLADGDELHPVQEAWLEQDVAQCGFCQPGQIMAAVALLKRTATPTDEDIDAIANICRCGTYFRIREAIRSAAAKM encoded by the coding sequence GTGCCCTCGCACACCTTCACCGTCAACGGGCAGAGCGTCACCGTGGACGCGCCCGACGATCTGCCCCTGCTGTGGGTGCTGCGCGACATGCTCGGCGTGCGCGGCCCCAAATACGGCTGCGGCGTGGACGTCTGCAAGGCCTGCACCAGCCACCTCGACGGTGCGGACGTCCGCCCCTGCGTGGTGCCGGTCTCCGCCTGCGCGGGGAAGTCGGTCACCACGATCGAGGGACTGGCGGACGGCGACGAGCTGCACCCCGTGCAGGAGGCCTGGCTCGAACAGGACGTCGCCCAGTGCGGTTTCTGCCAGCCCGGCCAGATCATGGCGGCCGTGGCCCTGCTGAAGCGGACGGCCACGCCCACGGACGAGGACATCGACGCGATCGCCAACATCTGCCGCTGCGGCACCTACTTCCGCATCCGGGAGGCGATCCGCAGCGCGGCCGCGAAGATGTAG
- a CDS encoding APC family permease has product MRRINAKRVLVGEPLDTARLGETLLPKRLALPIFCSDPLSSVAYATEEILLILALGGVALLHLTWYAAAAICFLLVVVVASYRQTCHAYPGGGGAYIVSSKNLGETAALTAASALLVDYVMTVAVSVVSGVSAITSAIPSLTDHEVVLSVGFVVLLTLMNLRGVRESGRVFAIPTYGFVLVIYVMFGVAAYRLATGDTIRAESAELPIHAEGNYVGLAVVLLALRAFASGCTALTGVEAISNGVPAFQKPKSKNAATTLAAMGALAVTMFAGITVLAMAYKVHVAADPTELGLAPGTPMSTALAQIGRATFGDWHVMFYLLQAVTAGVLVLAANTAFNGFPMLASILAKDRYVPRQLYNRGDRLVYSNGVVLLAFAAIALIIAFDAQLTRLIQLYIIGVFVSFTLSQAGMVRHWKQELASPDTRQEERIHIHRRRAINAVGAVMTSVVLIIVLLTKFTHGAWLVVIAMPLLFLGMKGVRRHYDTVAREVAVAPGVKPRKPARHHVVVLVAAVHAPTLKALGFAMGLRPDTLTAVSVAADEEDADRLRQAWAEHDPGIPLKVLHSPYREVVGPVLAYVQEQAADEGTDMLSVVIPEYVVGHWWEQPLHNQNALRLKARLLFTPGVAVIDVPYLLESAKSAAPEAPEAERAWG; this is encoded by the coding sequence ATGAGGCGTATCAATGCGAAACGCGTGCTGGTCGGCGAACCGCTCGACACCGCACGCCTGGGCGAGACCCTGCTGCCCAAACGGCTGGCGCTCCCGATCTTCTGCAGCGACCCGCTCTCCTCCGTGGCCTACGCCACGGAGGAGATCCTGCTGATCCTCGCCCTCGGCGGCGTCGCGCTGCTCCACCTCACCTGGTACGCGGCCGCCGCCATCTGCTTCCTGCTGGTCGTCGTCGTCGCCTCCTACCGGCAGACCTGCCACGCCTACCCGGGCGGCGGCGGCGCGTACATCGTCAGCTCCAAGAACCTCGGCGAGACCGCCGCCCTCACCGCCGCGAGCGCCCTGCTCGTCGACTACGTCATGACGGTCGCCGTCTCCGTGGTCTCCGGCGTCTCCGCCATCACCTCCGCCATCCCCTCCCTCACCGACCACGAAGTCGTCCTGTCAGTGGGATTCGTGGTCCTGCTGACCCTGATGAACCTGCGCGGCGTCCGGGAGTCGGGACGGGTCTTCGCCATCCCCACCTACGGCTTCGTGCTCGTCATCTACGTCATGTTCGGCGTGGCCGCCTACCGCCTCGCGACCGGCGACACCATCCGCGCCGAGTCCGCCGAACTGCCGATCCACGCGGAGGGCAACTACGTCGGCCTCGCCGTGGTACTGCTCGCCCTGCGGGCCTTCGCCTCCGGCTGTACCGCGCTGACGGGCGTCGAGGCGATCAGCAACGGCGTCCCCGCCTTCCAGAAGCCCAAGAGCAAGAACGCGGCGACCACGCTCGCCGCGATGGGCGCGCTCGCCGTCACCATGTTCGCCGGGATCACCGTCCTCGCCATGGCCTACAAGGTGCACGTGGCGGCGGACCCGACCGAGCTGGGACTGGCTCCGGGAACCCCGATGTCCACCGCGCTCGCGCAGATCGGCCGCGCCACCTTCGGCGACTGGCACGTCATGTTCTACCTGCTCCAGGCCGTCACGGCGGGCGTGCTCGTCCTCGCCGCGAACACCGCCTTCAACGGCTTCCCGATGCTCGCCTCGATCCTGGCCAAGGACCGGTACGTGCCCCGCCAGCTCTACAACCGGGGCGACCGGCTCGTCTACTCCAACGGCGTCGTCCTGCTGGCCTTCGCCGCCATCGCCCTCATCATCGCCTTCGACGCCCAGCTGACCCGCCTCATCCAGCTCTACATCATCGGCGTCTTCGTCTCCTTCACCCTCTCCCAGGCAGGCATGGTCCGGCACTGGAAGCAGGAACTGGCCTCGCCCGACACCCGGCAGGAGGAGCGGATCCACATCCACCGCCGGCGCGCCATCAACGCCGTCGGCGCCGTGATGACCTCCGTGGTCCTGATCATCGTCCTGCTCACCAAGTTCACCCACGGCGCCTGGCTCGTGGTCATCGCCATGCCGCTGCTCTTCCTCGGCATGAAGGGCGTGCGCCGCCACTACGACACCGTGGCGCGGGAGGTCGCCGTCGCCCCCGGGGTCAAACCGCGCAAGCCAGCACGCCACCACGTCGTCGTCCTCGTCGCCGCGGTCCACGCGCCGACGCTCAAGGCCCTCGGCTTCGCGATGGGGCTGCGGCCCGACACCCTGACGGCCGTCTCCGTCGCCGCCGACGAGGAGGACGCGGACCGGCTGCGGCAGGCCTGGGCGGAGCACGACCCGGGGATCCCGCTCAAGGTGCTGCACTCCCCGTACCGGGAAGTCGTCGGGCCGGTGCTCGCCTACGTGCAGGAGCAGGCGGCCGACGAGGGGACGGACATGCTGTCGGTGGTGATCCCGGAGTACGTGGTCGGGCACTGGTGGGAGCAGCCCCTGCACAACCAGAACGCGCTGCGGCTCAAGGCCCGGCTGCTGTTCACCCCCGGGGTCGCGGTCATCGACGTGCCGTATCTCCTGGAGTCCGCGAAGTCCGCTGCGCCGGAGGCACCGGAGGCGGAGCGGGCGTGGGGGTGA